In the genome of Lactuca sativa cultivar Salinas chromosome 3, Lsat_Salinas_v11, whole genome shotgun sequence, the window TGTATGCTCTTTTGTCAAAACGTATATTAAAATGATTGTGATGATCAATTTCACTAATTGTCCGTGTGTTCATTGATGAACTAACTGTAAAGGAATGAATCGCTTGTCCaagttaaatttttgattaatgaCATTGGACAGCTCCATTATTGGGCTTTTTATGTGGTATGTGTGACATACATGTGACAACTGCCAATTCAAGTtattctcggactcatgcatctttataataaccattcatgcacaacatgccatgacctagtagtataaattaggtcaaaaatcttgcataaactaggatccaactaaggtctaggactaatatactttatacttacaattctagtaagttgcttaactacaataggaaatgccaatactataattagaataaagcttcaagctttgttataattgaaatagggtataaaaccctaaaaataaattaaaacattctaattataattcaacatgttgttgaatatcaaacaatattccaaaaaccctaaagagccaaaaatccaaacttataaattataaagcttaaaaactttataaaatttggttATAAAACTTCCAATATCAAAttattattaatcaaattatgaattatgaccaatgaaatagaaattaaattatcaagtattaatcataatttatttgttgaaaacaagatttttaaaaaaataaatcaaattgCTTAATAAGCACTTTTATAAAAATCAATATCTTTATATAAATAATGgagttaatttttataaaatttgaataaggagagaggaggtttAATGCATGGAAAATAATAGAGTTAAATACTAAATACTTGTTTTCACTATCTTATTTTATAGCCCTGCCCTCAAATGAGCTGTTGATTATTGattctctttttattttttgttaggCCCGAAAGTTGAATAAAGAAATATTTGAGACGATATATTATAGTGCCCTAAAAACTTCATGTGAGTTAGCTGCACAAAAAGGTGCCTATGGTTCATATACGGGAAGTCCTGTTAGCGAGGTTTGTGTCTTTGGAATCAAACAGTGATAATTAGAGGATTGGGTTTATTAAATTATGATTAATTTGTGTAGGGGATTCTCCAACTAGACATGTGGAAGGTAACGAGGCATTCAGGAAAGTGCGACTGGGATAATCTTCGTTTAATGATAAAGAAGAATGGTGTGCGGAATTCCCAACTTGTGGCCCTCGTGCCAACTTCTTTAACAAGCAAaatcttctccatttcttttgtgttcatgcatggccaaaagcatttaaaccatttctagtacatcttggatgctcattcattccatgcatgtgttagaaatcGGGCCTTACCAAAAAAAATGCATGATGTTCATGTTGGAGAAGTTGGTCAATCACCTCCAACAAGAATATCATGCATTTCTTTGGTAAGGCCCGATTTCTAACATGTGCTCATTCATTTCTTTGGTAAGGCCCGATTTCTAACACATGCATTTCTTTGGTTAACCTCGGCTAGTTTTGCAAAATCAAAATGTATATGATCGAAAAGGGTAGTTTTTACTTTTTACCTCTGCTTCGTATTGTTCGTAGAGCTTTACAAAATCTTCACCCCAACAATTAGCCAAAGACCAACTGCCATTACTCTGAACTCTTTCCATAAACAGATCAGGTACCCAAAGAGCATAAGACAAATCCAGAGCTCGTTGTTCTTCCTGCATGATTGATTAATCATAGAACTTTATGAGCCTCAATAAAACGTGCAGTATCATTGAAGACACGCAACATTGGAATAATGCGactggaagttgcatttgttccACCAGTTGATCCAACATTATGAAGAGAGACACCAATACCCCCTGCTGATTTGCTGACAACAGCACATTCCTTCAAAATATCATAAGTTCTTCCAATGCTATTATTGACCATGCATATCATAATGCAGCTACTCAACTACAAattggattatttaattagtccaTGTTAAATAAAAACCAGGAAAATAGATAAGAATAAATCATACTTGGGAATTTGGTGTCCCAGCATTAAAGAGTGTGGGAGAAGCATGAGTAAACCACCCCTCTGACATCATCTGATAAGTCTGGATTACAGAATCAATGTCATCCTTATGAATCCCGATTGCAACTCTCATCAGCATATGTTGAGGGCTTTCAACAACCCTTCCGTTTATCTTCAAGAGATAAGATCTCTCGAGGATTTTCAAACCAATATAATCATAGTAATCATCCCTTTCAGGCACAATCTTAGCCTCCAACTCTTTAGCATGCTGAAGAGGAAAAACAAGTACATAGAAGACCATCAGTTCCAaatctatacatatgtataacatcCCGACTAAATCTCAAAACAGGCATAGCAAAATTGTAAACATATATCATACCTTAGTGATGGTATTATAAACCTCATATGTAACAAAGGGGGGGAGGGAAAGGGATCTTTCGACCCAGATCTCACGTACATTAGCTTGATCCTGCCCCAAACAACCAAGATTCAGACCGGAGATAATTGTGTTAGCAAAAAGTAGATTATCTTCACTTACGTTTCAGACAATGATTGACCCTTGGACGAGGGAAGATTCGAAAGCACAATCTTTGTAGCCAACTGTATTAAATAAGCAATTCAAATGAGTAATTATCAATTTCAAGAACAAGCATTTCAATTTCATTATCAACAATGCTTGCACTAAAACCAATAGAGGGCGAGTACAAAAACTTACGGAAATATAGTCAGGATGGTTAGCAGCCATTGAAGCGGCGATTTCCGCGACAAGTTCACTGGTGACATGTTGGTAAACACCACGTTCACATATTTTATTGGAAATAAGCACCAGATCACAAGTAAGTCCCGTGTTGTATTTCTCCAGTTTGGCAATTATATCAACCGGATTTACAATTTTTCTATTAAAATCTATTTTTACTAAACTCATATCGAACCGATTGTGGATAACCGGAAGAAGGTTTCCTCTGTATATTGTGAAGAAggcttcaaattttggaattagggtttctgcgGCGGTGCAACAaaatcgaatatatatatatatatatatatatatatatatatatatatatatatatatatatatatatatatatatatatatatatatatatatatatatatgtggtaaTTAGCATAAGAACGCaccaattgtattttttttttagagtaaattacagttttggtccttgtggtttgtttCAATTTGTATGTTTGGTCCAACCATTGAAATTTTGATAGGACTCATCCTTGTGGTTTTAAAAAATTACAAATGTTCTTGGAGGTTTGGTTTTTGATGTTTGGCTCCTTGATCGTATTTTTAAAGAGTCTATCACTATTGTCAAGAGTATCCCTTATAGTTGTCGTCTTGCTTTCTTTCAGACTTTGAAAACAGCTCTTTACAAGGTGATTGCCCAACCTGGTTCGGTTGATGCATGGATTTGTTTGTTACTTCTTCCTCGCTGCACACTGCAAGTGTTTAGGCCCAAGAATAGACAAAAATGTAGGTCTGGGAATAGAAAATACTTATAACAAAGCTCCATCTTGAAGTCCTTGGATACATAGGGGAAAGAGGATGGTATCGGAAGTTAGTTCAAAATATGTTAAACAATCCTGAGGTTAGGGCCATGGGATagggtggaggcatccttcagaaaAATCTACATCAAGTAATACCAACATCAGGCAGTGTCTCCGTAAGGTTGTAGATGGGCATTTTACCGCATCAGTGAAAGTGTTATGCTCATCGGGTGTTGTGTCATACAATGGTGATACTATTAAAGCTTCGGAGGACAGACACCCTTTCAGGTCACCCCCACCCATGCCGAGCCCCATCATTTCTGAACCTTCCATTGTAACAGACTCTGATTGTGTATTTGGTTGCATTAAATCTTTCCCTAAAGGAACTTCATACAGGAAAGATGGCTTGAGGGCTCAACACATCTTGTATGCCCTTTATGGAGAAGGGTCTGCTATAGCCACAGATCTCATATGTGCTATTACTTTAGTGATTAATTTATGGTTAGCGGGAAGATGCCCGACCATTTTGGCAGCGTTTGTTGCATCTGCTCCTCTCACGCCTCTGATTAAACCTGATAACGAGATCCTTCCAAATTACAGTATGCAATATATGGAGATGCCTGGTTTCTAAGGTTGCCATGAAAGATGTGGGTAAAGAAATGGCTAAGTACCTTAATGATTTTCAGTTCGGGGTTGGTGTGTTCGGGGGTGCTGAGGCGGTGTTATACAGTGCCAATAGGGTGTTAAATGAACACCACGTCGATGGGTCTCTTGTAATGCTTATGGTGGATTTATCAAATGCCCTTAACCTGGTGGATAGATTAGCCTTGCTCCACAAAGTTAAAAGGATGGGCCCTTCTATTTCTTTGTGAGTGAATTTCTTGTACGGGCAAGCAGCGAGACTTTATATCGGATACCAGCATATATGGTCTATCATTGGGGTGCAGCAAGGCAACCCCTTGGGCCCTCTTCTTTTTACCCTCGTTTTGCACTCGCTTGTGCATAAAATTAGAGACAATTGTAAGCTCtttctgaagggttttgagcattctaacactcctaaggtgtacaaccttggatctatgtttgactaagatacatgcaaatttgattttccaaggttcataatcctatctagcatacatggggaactttaaacataaaagtaagctagaagaacataccttgtagtagtttggattccttgaaaaacttgagagcctagcaccccaagtgtgatgcctcaaatgtctcacacaacaccaaatgcacttggaataaacttgagagaaatgtcacaTAACAATGGggtttgcttctagacattttccaaggccataggaggtgtttgagggcatttctaacaccttaaaaggtgttcacggcccttgaagaggggtttacggtccaagagtgttcttgggccgtaaactcaagtttactctccaaaatgataggttttggtgttctaagctcgaaggtgtaagtccacaagtcatatctaagccctaggggtagtttagaggggttttggggcttaaaaccccccacttaggggtgttcacggtccaagagagttcttgggccgtaaacacatgaaatttcccctatttgatgtcttaaacacgaatttgcatgttagataagctatacaacaagttagggcagattgcttactcgtttggggcttGAAACAagcgtttttggctcgaaaacaagttgtagagagagaaagtagagagtgtAAAGGGTGGAAATGAAGTCCACTCTCTCTTATATAGGGGCTCGAGTTGAGGCTCAGtgaaaatctacccgatactaccgttaaacggggcttttggtcgcacccgatttagtggtcgtattttgacttgggtgaaactaaaacttttcaagggaatatttgagggtgtttttaatttgtttcaacccttaccaagtcattataaaaaTCTCAAATAACTTAACCAGTCTAAAAgttaacggacagttaaataaaaCGGGGCTTATTAACGGAATGAGGGGTTAAAATgatggaataaatttcgggttgtcacagtttaactcaaaaggaaaggtTCATTCATGACAAAGCTGGAACTTTATGAGCCTAGATCCCAAGgagggttcagatctgaagttgtaactctAGATCTAGCTCATACACAACAATAACTTCATAACCAAGCCAAAAAGCCCTAAACTTCACCCATATAAGATCTAGAAAGAAATGAGGCCAAGATCACGAATTGATACCTCAAAAGAAGTTAACTGAGATAGGTTGTAGAGCCACACAAGTCTCTTGCTGCTAGCTACTTGACCTTCAAGCTCCCTTCACAAGTTCCACCTTCCAAAGTTCAAGAACACACTTAAGTGAAGCTCTCACACGAAAAAGGGTTTGCTGGAATCACTAGAGGTTGCAAGGGACTAAGGGCAGGCTAAAGATCccataaatagggtgcaaaaccccgaaaattagggtttcactctccatctcaaactcgttgagtcactccttcgactcggcgagttggtcagttAAACGCGTGACTCAATCCCGCTGCTACTCAacgagtcagggcatccaactcgtcgagtagaccttgaaacttGAAAATTAAGGCCATAATAATAGTACCTGAGAATCAGGGCGttacacacacacagatatatatatatatatatatatatatatatatatatatatatatatatatatatatatatatatatatatatatatatatatatatatatatatacgggttGGCAGGTTTACTCGCGACCCCAAACAcgtaacccaacccaacccatgaaTTAAACGGGTTGGCAGTTGGCGGGACAAAAATGTCAACtcaaacccgtttattttcgaGTTGGGTCGAAAGCTGCCACCCCTAATCTAGACACAACAATTTTCTGaacatttattttgttatgttcgtTTTAACATCAACAACATAGAATTCTACCTTCCCATCAATAGCCCTAGAAGAGGAAATTATCTTTGTATTCGACAACGAATAAAGCAATTTCAAATTCTTGAGGTATTCAACAATGATCTTCACCTTCACATTTGGTTGGATTATGTCAAGTGTAGGCATCACATTGCACGATAAAATATGAGTAAAACATTATTTTCAAACGTGGATGCTAGAGTGCACTACATTGTTTCTGATTGACACTAcgttgtttcctataaaatgaAATATTCTATGCCGACAATTATGTGCGATGTAGAACCCTATAATATTCACTTCCTCTAACCTTATGTTTGGAATCCACGACTTCAACTTCTATCAATTGCAATTTTAAAACCGAAAGAACATGTTTTTTTTATGCTAAATACTATTGATTCATGGGAAAAAATTATGGAAGGAAATCGTTTGTAGTTATATAACCCTAAAATATCTTTTCCAATGATTATGTATTGTGTTGAGTGGTATAATATTCAGTTTCGATATCCTTACTTTCGATATCTAAAACTTCACCTTCTATCAATTGCCATTTTAAAACTAGAATAAAAGGCTTTTTTTATGGTAAATGTTAATGATTCATACAAAATTGTTCATAGTTTGTGGCTTCTATAAACATGAAatcaaaacacatcaaaaaaaattaaaaacgcgGAATAAAATATAAACTACTATTGTATTCATTTTTCTACAAAAACCCTTTCACGATAATCCAAAAGAAGTGAAAAAAACTAAACATCAACTAACTTTCAAGCAACATATATCACTTCTTAATCAACTTTTCAATGGACATAAGAACATCCAACATCATTAAAAACCTTCCTTACATTCTCTTCGACATTTTTCTCGTTGTCGAGAGGTCAGTTTGGTGAGAGCAGAGGTTTTGATTTTCGGGGACTATATTTACAGAGAAAAGTAATCAAAGTAGATAAGGTAAATGTAAATATCAAAACTAAATAGATGATCAAAATATATAGAAAGGTGTGTGGACCTCTTCCAATGGTAATGAATATCATAAGACTCTTGGCAACTAGAAATACAAAATGTATTTATGACTACTCTTAAATGGTAAATAATCTTGACCATCTTTATTATATGACGATGATAGCTTGACAACAAAAAAGACTCAATGTAATAACGACTAatctttaatataataatatgggATAATAATAATGTGGATAAGTTGACCAAACTCATTTCTTAAGGCCTAAATTTTACTAAGAAAGGTAATCAAAGTACATAAGGTAAATGTAAATATCAAATTGACTTCATGTAGTGACGACTActctttaaaataataatataggaTAATAATAATATGCATAAATTGACCAAAAGTAATCATAGTACATAAAGTAAATGTAAAGATCAAATTGACTCAATATAGTGACGCTTACTCTTTAAAATAATAACGTAGGACATTAATAACGTGGCTAAATTAACCAAATGTTTCTAGGCCAAGATCAAATTGACTCAATATAGTGACGCTTACTCTTTAAAATAATAACGTAGGACATTAATAACGTGGCTAAATTAACCAAATGTTTTCTAGGCCTTGATTTTACTGAGAAAACTAATAAAAGCGGATAAGGTAAATGTAAAGATCAACACTAAATAAATGATCAAACTATATAGAAAGGTGTGTCGGCTTGCTCAAATGGTGACATAATCATATTCGGTCCTTAGAAAGTTATACATAATTATAATGTGTGGTGTCTAACAGTTACAACATGGAATTTTTTTATAACATATGATACTTTTTGAACAAATATTACATAAAGTGTTTAAAAAAACATGCCAACACAGTGATAACAAACACTCAAACAATTTAAATCGCCATAATTTCTTTCCTTTATTTCCTATTTATCATTTCCCATTTTCAATCAAGAATAattatcacgaaaaatgacttaTACGTTTTATTGTTTGAGCAACCTATTGAACTTTCCTATCAGGATACCCTAATCAGTACATAAAAGACACGTACATGTCATGATCAAACAAACAATGCAAAGTAAAGTAACAAAGAGTAGATAAATCAATTAACAATGTTGTTAAATTCTGACACAAAATAACAAATCAATAAGAAAACTCAAAACTcaacaaatatacatataaa includes:
- the LOC111876020 gene encoding ribonucleoside-diphosphate reductase large subunit, with translation MSLVKIDFNRKIVNPVDIIAKLEKYNTGLTCDLVLISNKICERGVYQHVTSELVAEIAASMAANHPDYISLATKIDQANVREIWVERSLSLPPFVTYEVYNTITKHAKELEAKIVPERDDYYDYIGLKILERSYLLKINGRVVESPQHMLMRVAIGIHKDDIDSVIQTYQMMSEGWFTHASPTLFNAGTPNSQLSSCIMICMVNNSIGRTYDILKECAVVSKSAGGIGVSLHNVGSTGGTNEEQRALDLSYALWVPDLFMERVQSNGSWSLANCWGEDFVKLYEQYEAEPRLTKEMHVLEIGPYQRNE